A stretch of DNA from Spirosoma endbachense:
ACACAAAAAAAAACTACTAGCAGTATGAAAATTGTCAAGCGTAGAAATCGCCAGATGACCATGGAGCGTATCTTGCGGGCGATGGGTGATGTGATGGCCGAGCGGGGAACCGAAAAGGCCGGTATTAATGCCGTGGCTGAAAAAGCAGGCGTTAATAAAGTACTGATCTATCGTTATTTTGGTGGCTGGAATGGATTGCTGGAGGCTTACGTACAACGTGGTTTCTTTCTGTCCATGTTCAACGAGAAGTTTCTGGACTCCGTGCCAGATAATCTTCCTTCGGACAACCGAAGCAAAGTGTGGTCTGAATATACGATTCAGTTCATGCGCGAATTCCGTACCCGCAAGCCATCGCAGGAGTTAATTCGGTGGGAGATGAGTCATGGGGAAACAGAGCTTGCACGCCGATTGGCCGAATTTCGTGATAATTCCTACAAAAAACTGGTTGATAAACTGGCGCCATTTGCCGACTACGACCCTATTGCTATTACGAGTCTGATGGTGGCCGCTGTAACGCATATTGTGCTGACCAGCACCCAACGCGACCACATCGGCGATATTGACCTCCGTACAGAAGCCGGTTGGGAGCGGCTCGAAACCGCAGTTCGTCGCATTTACTCTAGTTTGAGCATTGCCCTCGAACGTGAAAATGCTAAAAAAGCTGAAGTAAAGTAATCAGGAATGATGAGTGATGACTGACGAATTGGTTGTTACCGTATTTTTCATTCATCACTCATCATTCCTGGTTATCGGTTCATTAACGCTTCAATCTCCTCTGCTTCGAGCGGAATGTTGGCCATTAGATCTGTGTTCCCTGACTCCGTAATCAGCACGTTATTTTCAAGTCTGATTCCTAGTTTTTCTCCAGGAATATAGATACCTGGTTCGACTGTAAAGACCATTCCGGGCTCCATTCGACGGTATTTATTACCCACATCGTGAACATCAAGCCCCAGAAAGTGTGACGTGCCGTGCATAAAATATTTTTTGTACAAAGGCGCGTCAGGATCTTGCTTTTCGACTTCCAGGCGGTCGAGCAACTTTAGACCAATAAGTTCTGACTCCATCACTTTACCTACTTCACGATGATAATCGTCCCAGAGATTACCGGGACGAAGCATTTGTTTCGCTTCTTTCAGCACACGCAATACCGCATCATAAACAGCTCGCTGGCGCTCCGTAAATCGCCCGTTAACAGGCACTGAACGGGTCATATCCGCATTATAATTGGCGTATTCCGCGCCTATATCGAGCAAAATCACATCACCATCCTGGCACTGCTGGCTGTTGTCTATGTAGTGTAATACGCAGGCATTGGCTCCCGAAGCAATGATTGGCGAATAGGCTGCCCCGCGCGACCGGTTAAGCAGGTATTCATGCATCATCTCGGCTTCAATTTCATATTCCCATACGCCGGGTTTAATGAAACCCAACAACCGGCGGAACATCTTGTCGGTGATGTTAATGGCTGTTTGAAGCAGTTGCACTTCCTGCGGTTGTTTGATCGCTCGTAGGTAGTGCATCAATGGCGCAAGCCGCTCCAGATGATGCAGCGGGTATTTTTGTTTGAATTCGTCGATAAATCGGGCATCACGGGTCTGAACATCTATACCGGCACGGGTGTGCTCATTGGTATTCAGATAAACGTGATCCGCTTCGAAGATCATTTGTACAAAAATCTGTTCGAACTGATGCGTCCAATAGACCTGCTTTTGTGAAATCCCGGAAGTTTGTTCGGCTTCGACTTTAGTAAGCTTATGGCCTTCCCAGATTTCGATCAGCTCGCTGGTTTCACGCAGAAACAGGACCTCACGAAATTTAGGATCGGGATGGTCAGGAAACAGAACGAGCCGGGTTTCTTCCTGATCGACGCCCGTTAGGTAGAATAAATCGTTGTTTTGCCGAAATGTCATTGTGCCATCGGCATTGGTCGGCATGATGTCATTGGCGTTCAGAATCACCAGCGATTTAGGTTTCAGTAACTGAGTGAGCCGATGGCGACTTTGAACGAAAAGTTGATTATCAATGGGCAAGTAGCGCATATCAGGACGTTGAAACTGCTTTTCTAATTAAATTGCAAAGAAAACTCAAAGCTATAAGAGTTTTTGCGTGTTTGTGTGTTTATGTTTTAACGTACGGTTTGCCTGGAAAACACGGTAAATAGCTATTCTCTGGTTCATGACGCTTCGCCTAAACTTCTTATTCTGTCTGTTTACGCTACTGATTCAAGCGAATCCTGGCGTTTCACATCCCAGTGCGACCTGGCTAACTACAAAGGGCTATGGACCAGATAGTCCTAAATACTGGATTCTTTTCAAGGCTAAAGACCAGAGTGTCCGGCCAGCCTTATCGGAAACAGCCATAACCCGGCGAAAAGCCCAGAATTTTCCGCTTGATGAGACTGATCAGCCCGTTTCGGCAGCCTATCTGAGTCAATTAAAACAGGAAGGTGTTCAGCCGCTCAATAAATCGCGCTGGCTGAATGCTGTTTCGGCCCGGCTTACGACCGAGCAATTTGCTCAGGTTGCGGCTTTACCCTTTGTAGCAGGGATTCAGGCTATTGATCCGGCTATTATTATTACATCAATCGGTAATCCTGATGGTTCGCGTTCAATCAGCCCGCACATGGCTCCGGTCATGACGCAGATTCAGGCTTCCGATTTTGCTCAGGCTGGATTAACCGGACGATTTGTAAACATTGGAGTTATCGATGCTGGTTTTTTTGGTGCAGATTCGGCTAATGCGCTGAAGCATGTATTCGCGCGGGAAGGCGTGAAACGGGTTCGTGATTATGTGAATGACAAAAAGACCCACGGTGATCTGTTCCATACGCTCGAAACCATGTCGGATTTTCACGGGACCGAAGTTCTGGCGGCTATTGCCGGTAGTGATCCGATCGAAAATACGCAATATGGCCTGGCCACCGATGCAACATTTTACCTCGCCCGTACAGATCAGGGCAATCGTGAATACCGGGGCGAAGAAGATAACTGGGTAGCGGCAATGGAATGGATGGATAGTCTTGGTGTTCGGCTGATCAATACATCGCTGGGTTATGCCAAAGGGATGAGCAACCCTAAAGAAAATTATGAACCCCGTCAGATGGATGGTCATACCAGCCTGATTAGTCGGGCGGCACAGATTGCGGCCGATAAAAAAGGTATTCTTATTGTTGTGTCAGCCGGAAATGAAGGCGATGATCGTTCATGGCGAATCATCAGCACCCCCGCTGATGCTCAGGGTGTTCTGGCCATTGGTGCAACGAATGCCCGACTTTGGAATCGGATTGGTTACAGCAGCATCGGTCCTGAGAGTTTGCCATATATGAAACCCAATGTTTCCTGTTTTTCTTTGTATGGAACCTCATTATCGGCTCCGGTCATTACCGGATTTGCAGCCTGTATTATGCAGGCAAATCCGAAATTGACCAACAAAGAGGTCATGGACATTATTGAAAAATCGTCGCATCTATATCCTTATGGCAACAACTATGTTGGCTACGGTGTGCCGCAAGCCTCCCGGGCGATTTCATTACTTCGAAATCAGCCGTTACCCGCTACCGCTCGCTCCGTAAAAGCTTCCGGCAAGTCATTTACGTTACCTGTATCGACGGAAGAGTCGGTTGTGTCAGTCTTTCATAAAAAAGATGCCATGCACATTTTGCAGCAGGAGGCCATGAAGGTTAGCAACGGGAAACTGGCGCTCCGTCGGGCAACGGGCGAAAAGCAAACGACAGTAGATTTGAAAACAGAAGTCATTGAGGTGATTTGGGAATAATGTTTAGAGTCGTGGAGCCATGCCACGATTCAAAACCGTGGCATGGCTCCACGACTCTAAACAAAAGACCTTCGACAGTATGAAGAAAAATTAATTTCGTTTTCAGACTGGCTTTATATGAGGCCACTAGTTTTGCTTCCATCATGAACAGTAAATAACAAGTAACAATGGAAAGCAACACGAAATTAATTACCCCATTTCTATTCGCGGTCATGCTGACTGCTTCACAGGTTAATGCCCAGACAGTGGCTGATCCAGGACCGGGTACACCTCCTCCGCCCATTGCTCTGAACACCCCTAATGGTTCCCGACCGGACGGTCCCGGACTGGATAGTCGCGGACCGCATGGCCCCCGAGGTGGGCATCAACCCAGTGGTCCTGGCAGACACCGTATGGGGCCACCTCAGTCAGGGCCGGGTCGGGCTGATCGAAGTGGTCATGAACGTGGACTTACATCGCTCACTACCGTTTCTGGAACAGTAGGCCAATGGATTGGTAACGATGATGCTATTCTGGAGGGTTTTACGTTTACTGGATCAACGAATACACCGACCACTGTAAAATTCCCTCCCCATCTCGGTCAGCAGGTACAAAAGGCGATTAAGCCGGGTAGTAGCGTCAGCGTGACGGGCTATTCTGAAATGACTCCCAAAGGAGAATCGCGCTTTCGGTTGGTTAGTCTTACGGCTGGCAAAACGACGATCTCTGACGCTCCTCCAGCAATGCCTGTTACACCCCCAGCGGCCCCTTCACAGGCTACCGTAACGGGCAAGATAGCCGATTATCAAATAGGCCGGGATGGGCGCGTTAGCGGTCTTGTCCTGGATGATAAAACAGTTGTGCGCGTTCCTCCTCATGTGGCTTATCAACTGACAAATCTGGCTACCAAAGGCAGCACAATTACGGTTCAGGGATATGCTAAAAGCCTTCGGGAAGGCCAGGTTCAGTTAGAAAAAACAAATATCTTAAACGCCGTTGTGCTGACAATCAACGGTCAGCAATATCTGGTTCGCTAATTAACGATTGACTGCTGGAATAATTGATTTGATGGGTATCATTCAGCAATTTCAGCAGTCAATAAATCACCCAGCCCTTACTCGCGTGAAAATTCTGGTTATTGAAGATGAACGCAAACTCGCCCGGTTTATAAAGCAGGGGCTTGAACAACATGGTCATGTTGTCGATCTGGCTCATACCGGTTCGGAAGGACTCGATCAGGTTGCCGGAGGCTTATACGATCTTGTGTTGCTGGACTTAATGTTGCCCGGACAGACCGGGTTTGAGGTTCTTAAAAACCTTCGTGCCTTTGGCCTGATGGTGCCGGTCATGATTTTATCAGCGTTGAGTGATTCCGATAAAGTGGTGGAGGGGCTGGATCTTGGCGCCATTGATTACCTTCGGAAACCGTTCGACTTTAATGAGTTGCTGGCTCGGATTCGGGTTTTACAGCGACGAACCCACTCCGGAGATAACGTCGTATTGCGCATGGCGGATTTAGAAATGAGGCTTGTTTCGCATGAAGTCTTCAAGGCAGGCATCAAGCTGGAACTGACCAATCGGGAGTTTGCCTTACTCGAATTGTTCATGCGCCGAATCGGCCTATTGGTAACGAAAAATGAGATTGCCGAGAAGGTATGGGCCGCCGATTATGACATGGGCAGTAACGTGATAGAAGTACACATCTATCAATTGCGTAAGAAACTGGATGCGGTTGGTACACGTGGGCTGATTGAGACGCTTATCAGCCGTGGCTATCGGCTCAAATCGGTATGAACCTGCGCAGCCGGATTGTGCTGGCCGTTGCGGCTGTGTTTGCTGGAGTAAGTCTGCTGGCCGGTTGGCTTATGTTGGTCCGTGCCGAAAATAGCCTCCAGATCGCTTTTGATCGGGCGGTAGCGACCAGAGCAGGATGGTTGCTTTCGCAGGTAAGTGTCGATCCTATTGTGTTGCCATTGCCTACCGAAAGCGAGCAGATGCGGGTAATATACCATAGTTATGGCCGGAGCCGTGAGCTTTTTCGCAGTCCTGGTTTTCCAAACGCATCCGGCGTAGGGCACGACGTTGACCGGCATCCGCGTTCATTTCGATCCATGACTGTACAGACTATGGCGTATCAGATTCCCAGTGGTCAGGTGGGTCTGACATTAGCGGTGCCCGATGCTAGTTTGATGCAGGATATCCGACAGTTACGCTGGGTCTTTGGGCTCGGTTGGTTCGTAAGCCTGATCCTGGCATTCCTGGGAGGGTATGTTATCGCTGGATGGCTATTGAAACCAATTCAGGCAATTGTTTATCAGGCGGGAAAGATCACCAATGCAGCCACAATTGAACCGATCGCCCTGCCAACCGCTCGTGATGAACTTTATCAGTTAACCGATACGCTAAACCAGATGCTGGCCCGAATTCGGGAAAGTGCTGAACTACAGCGTAATTTTTTTGGAGCCGCTGCGCATGAACTTCGGACGCCACTTGCCATCATGAAAACCGGCCTTGAAGTGACCCTTGACAGTGGTCAGGTAGATGGCCGGACAACACCGTTTCTGCTGGGACAACTGGATGAAATAAAACGCCTGACGCGTCTGCTCGACGAATTTCTGACGCTGAGCCGCCCAGATCATGCACGTCAGGTACTCAAAACAACACCGGTCGATTTGCCGGAATTAATAAAAAACTGCCTGGCTCAGTTGGAAACTGTAGCCACTGATTATGAAGTAATAACGCAGTTTGAGGAACAAACAGGGCCTTCTACACCGATCAGAACAGATGCCGTTAAGCTGGAGCATGTGTTACTGAATCTCCTCGAAAATGCGATCAAGTACGCCGTTCCGGGTAGTGTGGTGAGTATCCGGTTGATTTGGGAAAACGCACCGACAGTTCTTGTTCAGAATCAAACCGTTCGGGAAACGGGGCCTGTACTTGATCTGATGCAGCCTTACTTTCGGGCTGATCCACTCAAAGAAGGGCATGGACTGGGTTTGTGGATTAGTTATCGTTTAACAACTTTACTTGATGGAGAGTTACTCCTCAATTGGCAGGAATTCCGATTTACCAGTACCTTGGTCCTGCCCAGAACTGAATTTTTAACATAAATAAATGAAAGGACTTTATTGCGTTTTATTGCTTACGTTATCGAACATCTTCATGACACTGGCCTGGTATGGCCACCTGCAACTAAAGCAGTACCCTATGTTGGCCAAACTATCGCTTTTCGGCATCATTATGCTTAGCTGGGGCCTTGCCTTTTTTGAATATATTTTTCAGGTGCCAGCTAATCGTATCGGTTCTGAAGAAACGGGCGGGCCGTTTTCACTTTTCCAACTCAAAACAATTCAGGAAGCCGTTTCGCTGACGGTTTTTACCTTAATAACCGTCTACTTTTTTAAAACCGACAAACTCGCCTGGAATCATCTGGTTGGCTTTGTATTCCTTGTGATAGCGGTATTTTTTATCTTCAAAAAATGGTAAGTACGCTACCAGTCGACGCACAGGGACCTAGCCTGTGGGCGATCTCTGTGCGTCGGTTTCTGGTACCGGAAAACAAAAGATTGATTACCAGCAGCTAGAGATACTTTCCTTCTTTGAGGTATTTTTTTACGTAGTCAGAAACGCCTTCTTCGAGCGAATGGAAAGGTCGGTCATAACCAATAGAACGAAGCTTAGCCATGTTAGCCTGCGTAAAATACTGGTATTTATCGCGGATATCGGCGGGAGTATCGATAAATTCGATCTGCGGATCGCGGTCCATAGCCCGAAAAGTAAGTGTCGCCAGGTCAAGGAATGTACGGGCTTTGCCACTTCCGAGGTTGTAGATACCGGAATTTCGCCGGTGATGCATCAGAAATGAACAAACTTCGATTACGTCTTTCACGTAAATGAAGTCCCGCATCTGCCCACCGTCGGTATAATCGGGGTTATGAGACCGGAACAACCTCATGTGGCCTGATTGGCAAATCTGGTTGTAGGCATGGTAAATTACCGATGCCATGCGGTCTTTATGATACTCATTGGGCCCGTAGACGTTGAAAAATTTCAGTCCAGCCCAGAAGAAGGGTTTACGTTCCTGCTCCAGTGCCCAAATATCAAATTCATTCTTTGAGTCACCGTAAGGATTAAGCGGCTTCAACTGCGGAATGATCGACTCATTGTCATCATAGCCAAACTCGCCCATACCATAAGTTGCTGCCGATGACGCATATACGAGGGGAATCTGATAATCAATGCAGCGATTCCAGATTTGCTTGGAATACTCAACGTTCAGATGCTCAAAAATCTGGCGGTCAAATTCGGTGGTATCAGTGCGGGCACCGATGTGAAAAATAAATTCCACCTCCTGATAATTGTTGTCGAGCCAACCGAAAAACTCTTCCCGGTCAACACGCTCCTGAATCCGTTTCCCAGTCAGATTTGCTTCTTTACGAGGGTCCGAAAAATCATCGACAGCAATGATAAAATTGAAATTTTCCTGATTCAATTTGCTGATCAAACAGCTTCCGATAAAGCCAGCGGCCCCCGTAACAATAATCATAAAGAGCTAGAAGTAAACGTATTGATTGCGATAAAGAGAAAAAGGCTAGCTAGCATGAAGTGAAAGTGGCTGTAAAGATACAGATTTTAAGATGAACAAAGGAATAGCGTTTTTAGTGATTAAATTGTATTTTTCATATATACCTCTAATATGCCTTAATAGCCTTTTTAACTAAACTAACGGTTTCATTAGGCCCAAAGAGTTCGTACCTTTGTGGCTTATTTTCAAAATCGGCGTTTCTGGCAACCGCCCCATCTAAACCAGAAAAATGGTCTATATTAACAGAATCGAACATTTT
This window harbors:
- the rfaD gene encoding ADP-glyceromanno-heptose 6-epimerase translates to MIIVTGAAGFIGSCLISKLNQENFNFIIAVDDFSDPRKEANLTGKRIQERVDREEFFGWLDNNYQEVEFIFHIGARTDTTEFDRQIFEHLNVEYSKQIWNRCIDYQIPLVYASSAATYGMGEFGYDDNESIIPQLKPLNPYGDSKNEFDIWALEQERKPFFWAGLKFFNVYGPNEYHKDRMASVIYHAYNQICQSGHMRLFRSHNPDYTDGGQMRDFIYVKDVIEVCSFLMHHRRNSGIYNLGSGKARTFLDLATLTFRAMDRDPQIEFIDTPADIRDKYQYFTQANMAKLRSIGYDRPFHSLEEGVSDYVKKYLKEGKYL
- a CDS encoding DMT family protein, with amino-acid sequence MKGLYCVLLLTLSNIFMTLAWYGHLQLKQYPMLAKLSLFGIIMLSWGLAFFEYIFQVPANRIGSEETGGPFSLFQLKTIQEAVSLTVFTLITVYFFKTDKLAWNHLVGFVFLVIAVFFIFKKW
- a CDS encoding aminopeptidase P family protein, which codes for MRYLPIDNQLFVQSRHRLTQLLKPKSLVILNANDIMPTNADGTMTFRQNNDLFYLTGVDQEETRLVLFPDHPDPKFREVLFLRETSELIEIWEGHKLTKVEAEQTSGISQKQVYWTHQFEQIFVQMIFEADHVYLNTNEHTRAGIDVQTRDARFIDEFKQKYPLHHLERLAPLMHYLRAIKQPQEVQLLQTAINITDKMFRRLLGFIKPGVWEYEIEAEMMHEYLLNRSRGAAYSPIIASGANACVLHYIDNSQQCQDGDVILLDIGAEYANYNADMTRSVPVNGRFTERQRAVYDAVLRVLKEAKQMLRPGNLWDDYHREVGKVMESELIGLKLLDRLEVEKQDPDAPLYKKYFMHGTSHFLGLDVHDVGNKYRRMEPGMVFTVEPGIYIPGEKLGIRLENNVLITESGNTDLMANIPLEAEEIEALMNR
- a CDS encoding sensor histidine kinase — its product is MNLRSRIVLAVAAVFAGVSLLAGWLMLVRAENSLQIAFDRAVATRAGWLLSQVSVDPIVLPLPTESEQMRVIYHSYGRSRELFRSPGFPNASGVGHDVDRHPRSFRSMTVQTMAYQIPSGQVGLTLAVPDASLMQDIRQLRWVFGLGWFVSLILAFLGGYVIAGWLLKPIQAIVYQAGKITNAATIEPIALPTARDELYQLTDTLNQMLARIRESAELQRNFFGAAAHELRTPLAIMKTGLEVTLDSGQVDGRTTPFLLGQLDEIKRLTRLLDEFLTLSRPDHARQVLKTTPVDLPELIKNCLAQLETVATDYEVITQFEEQTGPSTPIRTDAVKLEHVLLNLLENAIKYAVPGSVVSIRLIWENAPTVLVQNQTVRETGPVLDLMQPYFRADPLKEGHGLGLWISYRLTTLLDGELLLNWQEFRFTSTLVLPRTEFLT
- a CDS encoding S8 family serine peptidase; amino-acid sequence: MTLRLNFLFCLFTLLIQANPGVSHPSATWLTTKGYGPDSPKYWILFKAKDQSVRPALSETAITRRKAQNFPLDETDQPVSAAYLSQLKQEGVQPLNKSRWLNAVSARLTTEQFAQVAALPFVAGIQAIDPAIIITSIGNPDGSRSISPHMAPVMTQIQASDFAQAGLTGRFVNIGVIDAGFFGADSANALKHVFAREGVKRVRDYVNDKKTHGDLFHTLETMSDFHGTEVLAAIAGSDPIENTQYGLATDATFYLARTDQGNREYRGEEDNWVAAMEWMDSLGVRLINTSLGYAKGMSNPKENYEPRQMDGHTSLISRAAQIAADKKGILIVVSAGNEGDDRSWRIISTPADAQGVLAIGATNARLWNRIGYSSIGPESLPYMKPNVSCFSLYGTSLSAPVITGFAACIMQANPKLTNKEVMDIIEKSSHLYPYGNNYVGYGVPQASRAISLLRNQPLPATARSVKASGKSFTLPVSTEESVVSVFHKKDAMHILQQEAMKVSNGKLALRRATGEKQTTVDLKTEVIEVIWE
- a CDS encoding TetR/AcrR family transcriptional regulator, producing the protein MKIVKRRNRQMTMERILRAMGDVMAERGTEKAGINAVAEKAGVNKVLIYRYFGGWNGLLEAYVQRGFFLSMFNEKFLDSVPDNLPSDNRSKVWSEYTIQFMREFRTRKPSQELIRWEMSHGETELARRLAEFRDNSYKKLVDKLAPFADYDPIAITSLMVAAVTHIVLTSTQRDHIGDIDLRTEAGWERLETAVRRIYSSLSIALERENAKKAEVK
- a CDS encoding response regulator transcription factor yields the protein MTAGIIDLMGIIQQFQQSINHPALTRVKILVIEDERKLARFIKQGLEQHGHVVDLAHTGSEGLDQVAGGLYDLVLLDLMLPGQTGFEVLKNLRAFGLMVPVMILSALSDSDKVVEGLDLGAIDYLRKPFDFNELLARIRVLQRRTHSGDNVVLRMADLEMRLVSHEVFKAGIKLELTNREFALLELFMRRIGLLVTKNEIAEKVWAADYDMGSNVIEVHIYQLRKKLDAVGTRGLIETLISRGYRLKSV